GTTTATCATAATCTAGAGGGAAATGGCAATAGCCCGGACCCGCCTCCTTAATCTTGAGCCGTGCATACCACGCATCTTTGCCGGAATCAGCGCCAACGTGCCAGACATTCGCATTGTATTTTTTACTCTTTGCGGCTTTTGGAGTCCAGATCGGCTTGGCTCCCGGCATTCCTTTTGTTGGGTAGATATGCCGGCCAATCCGCGCGCCGCAAAATGCGTAGACTTGCGCGGTATGATGCCCGCCAGAATCCACGCAACCGGCCATCACGCGCAATTTCCGGCCTGATTCGGTCTTGTAAATTCCTAGCAGGAATTCATCGAGGTCATCCCACACTTCATTCTTTGCTGGGTCGCCATGAAATATTCGATATTCAATGCCCCACGACTCCGGCGATTCATCCCGTGATGATGCCCGCCAGCCGACAATCTCAGCCTCCAGGCGGTCCCCTTGCACGTCCACGCCAGCGGTCAAATACAGGATTCTTTCTGGTATTTGATCCTTTCCGTAGTGTTCGCGACGCCCCATCAATGAATCTGGATCGGCCTTTTCCGCGTCTTCCTCCCACGATTCGCCGAGACTGGTATTCACCCAAGTCTTGAGCAATTGCGGGTCTTGCTTTGCAAATAGAAAATCTCTCGCAATGTCAGCCCATTTGCGCCACGGGCTATAAAGTTCGTTGATATGAAACCCGGCGATACCTTTACACGGCATATCCGCGCGCCATTCCCCCGTTGCCAGCAGTCGCGGCTTGTGGCTTTCCTCGATTTCGACAGCGCATTCCGGGCACACCATTATCGCTCGATCCGGCTCACCGGGAGGCCATCGGCAATTATCCCACTTGAGCATGTGGAAGGTATTGCAATGCGGGCAAGGCACGTAAAAATGGCGTTGATCGCTATTCTCATACGCCATGTCAATACGAGACGCGCCTTTAATCGTTGGCGTTGAAGTCAGGACAATCCGGCGGTTCCAGAACGTCGCCGTTCTCTTGATTGCCAGATTCACTGGATCGCCTTCGCTGCCAGCACTCGCGGGGTAGCGGTCTACTTCGTCGCACAACACAATGCGAATCGGGCGACTAGCA
The sequence above is drawn from the Vampirovibrionales bacterium genome and encodes:
- a CDS encoding phage terminase large subunit family protein, with the protein product MNLAIKRTATFWNRRIVLTSTPTIKGASRIDMAYENSDQRHFYVPCPHCNTFHMLKWDNCRWPPGEPDRAIMVCPECAVEIEESHKPRLLATGEWRADMPCKGIAGFHINELYSPWRKWADIARDFLFAKQDPQLLKTWVNTSLGESWEEDAEKADPDSLMGRREHYGKDQIPERILYLTAGVDVQGDRLEAEIVGWRASSRDESPESWGIEYRIFHGDPAKNEVWDDLDEFLLGIYKTESGRKLRVMAGCVDSGGHHTAQVYAFCGARIGRHIYPTKGMPGAKPIWTPKAAKSKKYNANVWHVGADSGKDAWYARLKIKEAGPGYCHFPLDYDKHYFEMLTAEQVRTKYIKGRPIREWFLPANRRNEALDIRVLALAALLARPIDWTAIDHSRPIHSAPAPKATIRTGNSSFIRRQTGTPWIR